A window of Mytilus edulis chromosome 10, xbMytEdul2.2, whole genome shotgun sequence contains these coding sequences:
- the LOC139491629 gene encoding uncharacterized protein gives MDESNGNKINDNIGISDRNNGGQNDEKDNKDDTGEVYACSFDMDCVAKCELEYEGINDKKVQENRPPSTKDTKRDVDREASPTLPVEWDNTADIPTLHFSFIVNLLLPKHLISKRHPKVEQEIDKLNTRGRQQYGEDPPSKYIAVGSSAECYEIPRMISKEPLKMPIGVQHSDIDVLVAWNSRRIRELDLQTSDKQKVVLEIEDVHPGYCRLFINDPESVLRGVDPSTAIWVEKRGFFNAKKVRDDIKTLMDQIGFEQSTDISKFIVDQKGPAVGLEDITARTLKLFQSSTSLQHPRQEMVAALPILWPKIANNWMFRQRTNNWLSDTLIKSIVDEGCHVVPVSHRHTKHPDIEWRLSFATSEVRLAKDVVTDDQRQCYVYLKLLRQVKMKGLDLLSSYHMKTAFLYSCERLPTECWHEIQGGCILYVLDTLIAFVKDRWLPSYFIPENNLLDHLTEDEFNHLDILLASIRTDPISPV, from the exons ATGGATGAATCAAACGGAAACAAAATAAACGATAACATTGGAATATCTGACCGGAATAATGGCGGACAAAATGATGAGAAAGACAATAAAGATGATACTGGAGAGGTGTATGCATGTTCTTTTGATATGGATTGTGTTGCAAAATGTGAATTGGAATACGAAGGAATAAACGACAAGAAGGTGCAAGAAAATAGACCGCCATCGACAAAAGATACAAAAAGAG ATGTTGACAGAGAGGCGAGTCCAACATTACCAGTGGAATGGGACAACACGGCAGATATTCCAACTTTACACTTTTCATTTATTGTAAACCTACTTCTGCCTAAGCATTTGATATCGAAAAGACACCCAAAAGTAGAACAAGAAATTGACAAACTCAATACTAGAGGTCGTCAGCAGTATGGAGAAGATCCGCCATCAAAATACATTGCCGTTGGGAGTAGTGCAGAATGTTACGAAATTCCACGAATGATATCAAAAGAACCTCTTAAGATGCCAATAGGTGTTCAACACAGTGACATAGATGTTCTTGTGGCATGGAATTCGCGACGCATTAGGGAACTCGACCTTCAAACTTCTGATAAACAGAAAGTTGTTTTAGAAATAGAAGACGTACACCCGGGTTACTGTAGACTGTTTATAAACGATCCAGAATCTGTTCTTCGGGGAGTTGATCCATCGACTGCAATATGGGTTGAAAAAAGGGGATTTTTTAATGCGAAAAAAGTTAGAGATGATATCAAAACTTTAATGGATCAAATAGGTTTCGAGCAATCAACCGATATTTCCAAGTTTATTGTAGATCAGAAAGGTCCAGCAGTTGGACTTGAAGACATCACTGCAAGAACTTTAAAATTGTTTCAATCGAGTACAAGCTTGCAACATCCTCGACAAGAGATGGTTGCCGCATTACCAATCTTGTGGCCCAAAATTGCAAATAATTGGATGTTTAGACAGAGAACAAACAATTGGTTGTCAGATACGTTAATAAAATCTATTGTTGACGAAGGATGCCATGTTGTTCCTGTCTCACATCGACACACCAAACATCCTGACATAGAATGGAGATTGTCGTTCGCAACGTCAGAAGTAAGGTTAGCTAAAGATGTTGTAACAGATGACCAAAGACAGTGTTATGTATATTTGAAATTACTTCGACAAGTAAAAATGAAAGGCTTAGATCTCCTCTCTTCCTATCACATGAAGACAGCTTTTCTTTACTCCTGTGAACGACTTCCGACTGAGTGTTGGCATGAAATTCAAGGAGGATGTATATTATACGTTCTCGATACTTTGATAGCATTTGTAAAAGACCGATGGCTTCCTAGTTATTTCATACCAGAAAATAATCTTCTTGATCATCTAACTGAAGATGAATTCAATCATCTTGATATTCTATTAGCTTCAATTCGAACGGACCCAATTTCTCCAGTGTAA